Genomic segment of Schistocerca piceifrons isolate TAMUIC-IGC-003096 chromosome 1, iqSchPice1.1, whole genome shotgun sequence:
GATGAGCGAGATGAAGATGTACTGCGTTTAGCATCAGGATTTGCAAGAAATAACCCTGAAGACTTGATGCAAATATATGGCAGACCAGCTACTATGGATGAAATTTACAGTCCAAATCAGGAAACGTATCAAACATTATCTTTAGAAACACCAGATATTGGTTCCAGAGCATCTTCTACAAAACACTTTTCTTCTCTTGCAAGGGATGTCAATGAATACCAGCAACTTTCACCTCCTAACTATATGGTAATTCCAGAAAGGACTTCAAATAAGAGATTCATCTATGAAGCTAAAAGGAAACGTTATCCTGTAACAAAACGCAGCTCAAACTTTTATGCAAGTCCACCTATGCTCCATCACAAGTCATTCAACTCTGAAGGAATTAAGGACACTAATAAGAAGAAAAGTTCTCCTATAACAGGTGTTACAGACCCAAAGGTCGCCCAGGAACTTAATCAAATATTCTCTTCATCTGCTACTCATGATGATTCGCCTAAGGCCAGTGAAAAGAAAGTAGATTCAGGAACTAATTCAAAGGTGACAACTTCTAAAGACCCAAAAGATCCAAACCACGAGACAACCACAACTCATTCAGTCACAACAGTGAGTGTGCAAGAAAATACCCAAAACAATGACACAGAAACAGGTACCAAAGCTGCCCATAACAGAACATCAGGACCTAGAGAAGAGGGTAATCATAAATCACATGCCCATGGAACATCTTTACATATGGAAAAAGAAACAGCAGAACCAATAACAATGAGTAAGATCCAAACACCTTTGGAAATTAAGAAAAAATCCATTGATTGGTCAGATTATTTTGGCATTGACAGAAGACGTAAGAAAACTGCACCTGAGACTGTAGAGACAAAAGATGGCGATGGCAACATGATTGATGATAATTGGTTATTAAATCAATATTACAGAACTCTTGCAATGGTTTCAAATCCCTTAAAGAAACGAATGGCATCACATGGTCATGCAAATTCTcctaataacaatgacaataaaagAGATACTGGTAAACAACAAGCTTACAGTACAGACATATTTTCAAGAAGTTCTCAAAGAGAAGCTACCAAGAAGAGTTTGAATACAAAAGAAGATACAAGTATTGATGACATGGATACAAAACTTCGAAATATGGAAGACCTCATTGTAAATGAAGCAGTAAAGTACACAGGTTCACATGAGGGAACCCAAGATCCTAAGGAAATTCAGGAAATGAAAGATAAAATTATGTCCCGATTGGCCGCAGCATATAGTCTAGAGAAAATGAGATTGGCATTAGCTGAATTTAAATCAAGCCTGCAGGCACAGATGATGTCAAAATATAATCCTGCAAATCTAAAATCTTCCTTATCTAATGATAATACTCAGGAAGAGAGTAAAATGAAGCGAGTGGCTGTGAAAAAGGAAAAAGCTGAAGATGACAAACATAATGACGATGGtgataaaaagaaaaagagaaatggtATTAAAAACGACGCTGAGGAAGAAACATCAGGTGAATTTTTAGATGGACCAGTTGATGTGGAGCCAATGTCAGAAGGCTATATGGGAAGATCTTCCGACGATTATGGTAAGTACACTTGTCTTTCCTGGTATCTAGAGCCCAGATTTTCAAAcactgtaaaattataaaacatGGTTgcattcatgcagtatcatatcattTAATAtgcacaatgaaatatcaaaacaataaaaatatgccATGTCAGAATTCAATTCTATATTTATTTCTATTATCTTCTGAaattggctgaaagcaaggggaaactacagccgtaatttttcccgagggcatgcagctttactgtatggttaaatgatgatggcatcctcttgggtaaaacattccggagctaaaatagtcccccatttggatctccgggcggggactcctcaagaggacgtcgttatcaggagaaagaaaactggagttctacggatcagagcgtggaatgtcagatcctttaatggggcaggtaggttagtaaatttaaaaagggaaatgaataggttaaagttagatatagtgggaattaacggagttcggtggcaggaggaacaagacttttggtcagacgaatacagggttataaatacaaagtgaaataggggtaatgcaggagaaggtttaataatgaataaaaaaataggagtgcgaataagctactacaaacagcataatgaatgcattattgtggccaagatagacaagaagcccacgcctgctacagcagtacaagtttatatgccaactagctctgcagatgacgaagaaattgaagaaatgtatgatgaaatcaaagaaattattcagatagtgaagggagacgaaaatttaatagtcatgggtgactggaatttggtagtaggacagggagagaaggaaacatagtaggtgaatatggattggggctaagaaatgaaagaggaagccgcctggtagaattttgcacagagcacaatttaatcatagctaacacttggttcaagaatcatgaaagaaggctgtatacatggaagaagcctggagatactgacaggtttgagatagattatataatggtaagacaaatatttaggaaccaggttttaaattgtaagacatttccaggggcagatgttgactctgaccacaatcaattggttatgaactgtagattaaaagtgaagaaactgcaaaaaggtgggaatttagggagatgcaacctggataaactgactaaaccagaggttgtacagagtttcagggagagcattagggaacaattgacaggaatgggggaaagaaatacagtaggagaagaatgggtag
This window contains:
- the LOC124716706 gene encoding uncharacterized protein LOC124716706 isoform X1 is translated as MQLRWIVLLLVLPAAALAQARGDSLQTALDAVTRRQRDLALPARPSGYYALSQYRHQAAPAADDDIAFLDTGRDFTGYGQPENIGAGYQKTISSGAAPYPAVLSDVPVHPPPNQLENMLLDYMKDAYVKDGDDEEGNYYQYGMDTDAKRSLFRERENDDSGQDVEYHQVLPTYYDSENKQENVLLPSLFRERFLTRPEIDQVVELENMRRYAAKAIAKQLETDEEEKLENKRNNDEEEEYLSLLRNLWEKYKETKPQLLDFDDLTQNDIQEILSSLRNDRSSLHKRQYGYGSGFDIFNNAGLMGQWGTGSNNFAKRNKQRVEGPGQQGANFLYSLKFVAPEVNREAVETLKDNEGIELPDERDEDVLRLASGFARNNPEDLMQIYGRPATMDEIYSPNQETYQTLSLETPDIGSRASSTKHFSSLARDVNEYQQLSPPNYMVIPERTSNKRFIYEAKRKRYPVTKRSSNFYASPPMLHHKSFNSEGIKDTNKKKSSPITGVTDPKVAQELNQIFSSSATHDDSPKASEKKVDSGTNSKVTTSKDPKDPNHETTTTHSVTTVSVQENTQNNDTETGTKAAHNRTSGPREEGNHKSHAHGTSLHMEKETAEPITMSKIQTPLEIKKKSIDWSDYFGIDRRRKKTAPETVETKDGDGNMIDDNWLLNQYYRTLAMVSNPLKKRMASHGHANSPNNNDNKRDTGKQQAYSTDIFSRSSQREATKKSLNTKEDTSIDDMDTKLRNMEDLIVNEAVKYTGSHEGTQDPKEIQEMKDKIMSRLAAAYSLEKMRLALAEFKSSLQAQMMSKYNPANLKSSLSNDNTQEESKMKRVAVKKEKAEDDKHNDDGDKKKKRNGIKNDAEEETSGEFLDGPVDVEPMSEGYMGRSSDDYETGCPVLDQILQKCRSIGYASEDHNQVFLSLCSLHQICNICGPEVGAPSSSACDLMFITEADSICEEEIKCQRMSHRILTLLHRGHPMGITGISTDHCSNDSCLAQYFLTSPLPNNQPR
- the LOC124716706 gene encoding uncharacterized protein LOC124716706 isoform X2, coding for MCRLIFVSCHLRSMNCYGQPENIGAGYQKTISSGAAPYPAVLSDVPVHPPPNQLENMLLDYMKDAYVKDGDDEEGNYYQYGMDTDAKRSLFRERENDDSGQDVEYHQVLPTYYDSENKQENVLLPSLFRERFLTRPEIDQVVELENMRRYAAKAIAKQLETDEEEKLENKRNNDEEEEYLSLLRNLWEKYKETKPQLLDFDDLTQNDIQEILSSLRNDRSSLHKRQYGYGSGFDIFNNAGLMGQWGTGSNNFAKRNKQRVEGPGQQGANFLYSLKFVAPEVNREAVETLKDNEGIELPDERDEDVLRLASGFARNNPEDLMQIYGRPATMDEIYSPNQETYQTLSLETPDIGSRASSTKHFSSLARDVNEYQQLSPPNYMVIPERTSNKRFIYEAKRKRYPVTKRSSNFYASPPMLHHKSFNSEGIKDTNKKKSSPITGVTDPKVAQELNQIFSSSATHDDSPKASEKKVDSGTNSKVTTSKDPKDPNHETTTTHSVTTVSVQENTQNNDTETGTKAAHNRTSGPREEGNHKSHAHGTSLHMEKETAEPITMSKIQTPLEIKKKSIDWSDYFGIDRRRKKTAPETVETKDGDGNMIDDNWLLNQYYRTLAMVSNPLKKRMASHGHANSPNNNDNKRDTGKQQAYSTDIFSRSSQREATKKSLNTKEDTSIDDMDTKLRNMEDLIVNEAVKYTGSHEGTQDPKEIQEMKDKIMSRLAAAYSLEKMRLALAEFKSSLQAQMMSKYNPANLKSSLSNDNTQEESKMKRVAVKKEKAEDDKHNDDGDKKKKRNGIKNDAEEETSGEFLDGPVDVEPMSEGYMGRSSDDYETGCPVLDQILQKCRSIGYASEDHNQVFLSLCSLHQICNICGPEVGAPSSSACDLMFITEADSICEEEIKCQRMSHRILTLLHRGHPMGITGISTDHCSNDSCLAQYFLTSPLPNNQPR
- the LOC124716706 gene encoding uncharacterized protein LOC124716706 isoform X3, which gives rise to MLLDYMKDAYVKDGDDEEGNYYQYGMDTDAKRSLFRERENDDSGQDVEYHQVLPTYYDSENKQENVLLPSLFRERFLTRPEIDQVVELENMRRYAAKAIAKQLETDEEEKLENKRNNDEEEEYLSLLRNLWEKYKETKPQLLDFDDLTQNDIQEILSSLRNDRSSLHKRQYGYGSGFDIFNNAGLMGQWGTGSNNFAKRNKQRVEGPGQQGANFLYSLKFVAPEVNREAVETLKDNEGIELPDERDEDVLRLASGFARNNPEDLMQIYGRPATMDEIYSPNQETYQTLSLETPDIGSRASSTKHFSSLARDVNEYQQLSPPNYMVIPERTSNKRFIYEAKRKRYPVTKRSSNFYASPPMLHHKSFNSEGIKDTNKKKSSPITGVTDPKVAQELNQIFSSSATHDDSPKASEKKVDSGTNSKVTTSKDPKDPNHETTTTHSVTTVSVQENTQNNDTETGTKAAHNRTSGPREEGNHKSHAHGTSLHMEKETAEPITMSKIQTPLEIKKKSIDWSDYFGIDRRRKKTAPETVETKDGDGNMIDDNWLLNQYYRTLAMVSNPLKKRMASHGHANSPNNNDNKRDTGKQQAYSTDIFSRSSQREATKKSLNTKEDTSIDDMDTKLRNMEDLIVNEAVKYTGSHEGTQDPKEIQEMKDKIMSRLAAAYSLEKMRLALAEFKSSLQAQMMSKYNPANLKSSLSNDNTQEESKMKRVAVKKEKAEDDKHNDDGDKKKKRNGIKNDAEEETSGEFLDGPVDVEPMSEGYMGRSSDDYETGCPVLDQILQKCRSIGYASEDHNQVFLSLCSLHQICNICGPEVGAPSSSACDLMFITEADSICEEEIKCQRMSHRILTLLHRGHPMGITGISTDHCSNDSCLAQYFLTSPLPNNQPR